The following proteins are co-located in the Acidicapsa acidisoli genome:
- a CDS encoding DinB family protein: MTTVYASRAAAPIARMYRINEFFFAQALDGLTDTDLWRRPAENGNPMFWIAGHMVDTRALVPKALGEEFELPWQDQFKRYSKISDPSGYPDIALIRSTMARIGDRISVLLAEVDDEQLSQAATGVGVPNAKTLMDEISQLAWHDSYHLGQMGYLRKALGFQAMVG; the protein is encoded by the coding sequence CCAGCCGCGCGGCTGCGCCGATAGCCAGGATGTACCGCATCAACGAATTTTTCTTCGCGCAGGCGCTGGATGGGTTGACCGATACCGACCTTTGGCGCCGCCCGGCCGAAAACGGCAACCCGATGTTCTGGATTGCCGGTCACATGGTCGACACCCGCGCCCTGGTTCCGAAGGCGCTGGGAGAAGAGTTTGAGCTTCCCTGGCAAGACCAGTTCAAGAGATACAGCAAGATCAGTGACCCGTCCGGCTATCCAGACATCGCGCTGATCCGGTCAACCATGGCCAGGATAGGCGACCGAATCAGCGTTCTTCTCGCCGAGGTGGACGACGAACAGCTCTCCCAAGCCGCAACCGGAGTCGGCGTACCGAACGCGAAAACGCTGATGGACGAGATTTCGCAACTGGCCTGGCACGACAGCTACCACCTGGGACAGATGGGCTACCTGCGCAAAGCACTGGGATTCCAGGCGATGGTGGGGTAG